CGCCGGGTCCATCCAGATGACCTCCCAGGTGTGGCCGTCCAGGTCGTCGAAGGAGCGGCCGTACATGAAGCCCATGTCCTGGGTGTCGCCGCTCGGCGAGCCGCCCAGCGCCAGCGCACGGTCGACCAGCTCGTCGACCTTCTCGCGGCTCTGGGCGCTCAGCGCGATCAGGACCTCGCTGGTCGTCGTGGCGTCCGCGATCTCCTTCTTGGTGAAGGTCGCGTAGAACGGCCTGG
This window of the Streptomyces sp. NBC_01275 genome carries:
- a CDS encoding VOC family protein; the encoded protein is MTTSAYQQMIFVNLPVNDLAASKKFFTDLGYTLNPQFSDDNAASVVISDTIVAMLLTRPFYATFTKKEIADATTTSEVLIALSAQSREKVDELVDRALALGGSPSGDTQDMGFMYGRSFDDLDGHTWEVIWMDPATVEG